One region of Halomicrobium sp. LC1Hm genomic DNA includes:
- a CDS encoding thioredoxin family protein → MPLTTMEPNPVWSEGAYEDTVDVLAEHRDELVYKVWGGDWCKDCRSQLPDFGAALDAAEVPEANVVHHETEKEDDGSKTGPGVEEYGIEYIPTVVVERVPEGTDSASGGEEIARFVEDADVPIAVSLAEEIQATLD, encoded by the coding sequence ATGCCACTGACAACGATGGAGCCCAACCCCGTCTGGTCGGAGGGGGCCTACGAGGACACCGTCGACGTACTGGCCGAGCACCGCGACGAACTGGTCTACAAGGTCTGGGGCGGCGACTGGTGCAAGGACTGCCGCTCGCAACTGCCCGACTTCGGCGCGGCGTTAGACGCCGCCGAGGTCCCCGAAGCGAACGTCGTCCACCACGAGACCGAGAAGGAAGACGACGGCTCGAAGACCGGTCCCGGCGTCGAGGAGTACGGGATCGAGTACATCCCGACCGTGGTCGTGGAGCGCGTGCCGGAAGGCACGGACAGCGCGAGCGGCGGCGAGGAGATCGCCCGCTTCGTCGAGGACGCGGACGTACCGATCGCCGTCTCCCTCGCAGAGGAGATCCAGGCGACACTCGACTGA
- a CDS encoding PLP-dependent cysteine synthase family protein, translating into MNETILETLGSPLVSVAAPEGATVAAKVESFNPGGSAKDRPAQFMIEAAEEAGELSDGDALVEPTSGNTGIGLAMAGAAKGYDVCLVMPGSKSPERRQIMNAYGAEIELVDGDISAAKDRADELEAEEGYVQLRQFENEANPRAHYETTGPEIVEQVGDRTVDAFVAGIGTGGTITGVGRRLREAFPDVDIVGVEPADNAVLSGQEPGTGEDSFQGMGPGFVSPNLDVDLLDSVTTVELADAEAECRRLAREEGILVGQSSGASNLAAREKAAQLLDEGVADPLVVTVYWDSGERYMSTGMFDE; encoded by the coding sequence ATGAACGAGACAATCCTGGAGACGCTGGGGTCGCCGCTCGTCTCGGTCGCGGCACCCGAGGGCGCGACGGTCGCAGCCAAGGTCGAGTCGTTCAACCCCGGCGGCTCCGCGAAGGACCGCCCGGCGCAGTTCATGATCGAGGCCGCCGAGGAAGCCGGCGAACTGAGCGACGGCGACGCGCTCGTCGAGCCGACGAGTGGCAACACGGGGATCGGACTCGCGATGGCCGGCGCGGCCAAGGGGTACGACGTGTGCCTCGTGATGCCGGGCTCGAAGTCGCCCGAGCGCCGCCAGATAATGAACGCCTACGGCGCTGAGATCGAGCTCGTCGACGGCGACATCTCCGCCGCGAAAGACCGGGCCGACGAACTCGAAGCCGAGGAGGGGTACGTCCAGCTCCGGCAGTTCGAGAACGAGGCCAACCCGCGGGCACACTACGAGACGACGGGCCCGGAGATCGTCGAGCAAGTCGGCGACCGGACGGTCGACGCCTTCGTCGCCGGCATCGGCACGGGCGGAACCATCACCGGCGTCGGCCGGCGGCTCCGCGAGGCGTTCCCGGACGTGGACATCGTCGGCGTCGAACCGGCCGACAACGCCGTCCTCTCGGGGCAAGAGCCCGGGACCGGCGAGGACAGCTTCCAGGGGATGGGACCGGGGTTCGTCAGCCCGAACCTCGACGTGGACCTGCTCGATTCGGTGACGACGGTCGAACTCGCCGACGCCGAAGCCGAGTGCCGACGCCTGGCCCGCGAGGAGGGGATCCTCGTGGGTCAGTCATCCGGGGCGTCGAACCTCGCCGCCAGAGAGAAGGCCGCCCAGTTACTCGACGAGGGCGTCGCGGACCCGCTCGTCGTGACCGTCTACTGGGACAGCGGCGAGCGCTACATGTCGACGGGGATGTTCGACGAGTAG
- a CDS encoding DUF5804 family protein, with protein sequence MARVCLVGSEDCNLRYELLSRETAREALATYDIREPFANALAVETVSLGAAVALCNDLNWYLVRFTDAAMVLEPSVSETEWLSRSLATAMRDDAVDEDERDRFLKVYGVEPPEDDDAEPRLVEPMLVTRTGDSIPEYDLRAVDETVVVRVSRDEFGA encoded by the coding sequence ATGGCGCGAGTGTGTCTCGTCGGCTCCGAGGACTGCAACCTCCGGTACGAACTGCTCTCGCGCGAGACCGCACGGGAAGCGCTGGCGACCTACGACATTCGGGAGCCGTTCGCCAACGCCCTGGCCGTCGAGACCGTCAGCCTGGGGGCCGCGGTGGCGCTTTGCAACGACCTCAACTGGTATCTCGTTCGCTTCACCGACGCCGCGATGGTGCTCGAACCGTCGGTCAGCGAGACGGAGTGGCTCTCGCGGTCGCTGGCGACGGCGATGCGCGACGACGCCGTCGACGAGGACGAACGCGACCGGTTCCTGAAGGTGTACGGCGTCGAGCCGCCCGAGGACGACGACGCTGAACCCCGACTCGTCGAGCCGATGCTGGTGACGCGGACCGGCGATTCGATCCCCGAGTACGATCTGCGTGCGGTCGACGAGACGGTCGTCGTCAGGGTGTCGAGAGACGAGTTCGGTGCCTGA
- a CDS encoding tRNA sulfurtransferase: MHPPGADIVLVRHGEIGTKSEQVRRSMEERLATNLSALLADRGVGGSVERERTRLFVHTDEPGAAVEAATDTFGVVSASAAVRTEPTLDAICEGLAEIARERFDGGTFAVDARRAGQQSAHDFSSEDIESDGGAAVWAAIEAAGGDPAVDLDDPDLTFHVECRREVAYLFLDKQAGPGGLPVGTQEPVVVLLSGGIDSPVAAWKLLKRGCPVVPVYVDLGAYGGPDHRARALSTAETLAGYVPNFDLSVRVADGGDVVERLSAELDARRMLALRRFMLAVGARIAERTDAVGVATGEAIGQKSSQTSANLAVTDAAVDCPVFRPNLTADKAEITQLAREIGTFEASTIPTGCNRVAPSLPETSADLHALREREPDDLFERARAVAERAEVVARDR, encoded by the coding sequence ATGCACCCGCCGGGAGCCGACATCGTCCTCGTTCGCCACGGCGAGATCGGGACCAAGAGCGAACAGGTGCGCCGATCGATGGAGGAGCGACTGGCGACGAACCTCTCGGCGCTGCTCGCAGATCGCGGCGTCGGCGGCTCCGTCGAGCGCGAACGGACGCGGCTGTTCGTCCACACCGACGAGCCCGGCGCTGCCGTCGAGGCCGCAACAGACACCTTCGGCGTCGTCTCTGCGAGCGCCGCCGTCCGCACCGAGCCGACGCTCGACGCAATCTGTGAGGGGCTGGCAGAGATCGCACGCGAACGGTTCGACGGCGGCACCTTCGCCGTCGACGCTCGCCGGGCCGGCCAGCAGTCTGCCCACGACTTCTCCAGCGAGGACATCGAGTCCGACGGCGGCGCTGCCGTCTGGGCCGCGATCGAAGCGGCGGGCGGCGATCCGGCGGTCGACCTCGACGATCCCGACCTGACGTTCCACGTCGAGTGTCGTCGAGAGGTCGCGTACCTGTTTCTCGACAAGCAGGCGGGTCCCGGTGGACTCCCCGTCGGGACCCAGGAGCCCGTCGTCGTCTTGCTCTCCGGGGGGATCGACTCTCCCGTCGCGGCCTGGAAGCTGCTCAAGCGGGGCTGTCCCGTCGTGCCGGTGTACGTCGACCTCGGAGCGTACGGCGGCCCGGACCACCGCGCGCGAGCCCTCTCGACCGCCGAGACGCTCGCCGGCTACGTCCCGAACTTCGACCTCTCGGTGCGGGTCGCCGACGGTGGGGATGTCGTGGAACGGCTCTCAGCGGAGTTGGACGCCCGACGGATGCTCGCTCTGCGGCGGTTCATGCTCGCCGTCGGGGCCCGGATCGCCGAGCGTACCGACGCCGTCGGCGTGGCGACCGGCGAGGCGATCGGACAGAAGTCGAGCCAGACGAGCGCCAACCTCGCGGTGACGGACGCGGCGGTCGACTGTCCAGTCTTCCGGCCGAACCTGACCGCCGACAAGGCCGAGATCACGCAGCTAGCCCGCGAGATCGGAACCTTCGAGGCGTCGACGATCCCGACCGGCTGTAACCGCGTCGCGCCGTCGCTGCCCGAGACGAGCGCCGACCTGCACGCCCTCCGCGAGCGCGAACCTGACGACCTGTTCGAGCGTGCGAGGGCCGTCGCCGAGCGTGCCGAGGTCGTCGCCCGCGACCGCTGA
- a CDS encoding methionine adenosyltransferase, which produces MTDRNIHVQPSSGLAVEEQGVEIVERKGIGHPDSICDGVAETVSRALAQTYLDRFGTVLHYNTDESQLVAGTAAPAFGGGEVLEPIYLLIVGRATKTYEGERIPAETIALEAARDYLEANFPYLDVGTDIVVDVRLGEGSGDLQDVFGDEGAVPMANDTSYGVGHAPLSETEQIVKATEQRLNGEYSVDHPEVGQDVKVMGKREGDHIDVTVAAAMVDRHIEDLEAYKDAVASVRRYVEDLATEFTDRAVTVHVNTADDYDEGSIYLTTTGTSAEQGDDGSVGRGNRANGLITPNRPMSMEATSGKNPVNHIGKIYNLLSTEIAKSVVDEVDGIEQLQIRLLSQIGSPIDQPHVADAELVTEDGVTVADIEDEVEAAIDDELANVTNVTRRVVDGELSTF; this is translated from the coding sequence ATGACAGATCGGAACATCCACGTGCAGCCGTCTTCTGGGCTGGCAGTCGAGGAACAGGGCGTCGAGATCGTCGAGCGAAAGGGGATCGGTCATCCCGACTCGATCTGTGACGGCGTCGCGGAGACGGTCTCGCGGGCCCTCGCACAGACGTACCTCGACCGCTTCGGAACGGTCCTGCACTACAACACCGACGAGAGCCAGCTCGTCGCCGGGACCGCCGCTCCGGCCTTCGGCGGCGGCGAGGTGCTGGAACCGATCTATCTGCTGATCGTCGGACGGGCGACCAAGACCTACGAGGGCGAGCGCATTCCCGCGGAGACGATCGCGCTCGAAGCGGCGCGGGACTACCTGGAGGCGAACTTCCCGTATCTGGACGTCGGCACGGACATCGTCGTCGACGTTCGCCTCGGCGAGGGCAGCGGCGACCTCCAGGACGTGTTCGGCGACGAGGGGGCCGTGCCGATGGCCAACGACACGAGCTACGGCGTCGGGCACGCACCGCTGTCGGAAACCGAACAGATCGTCAAAGCCACCGAGCAACGGCTCAACGGCGAGTACTCGGTCGACCACCCGGAAGTCGGGCAGGACGTGAAAGTGATGGGCAAGCGCGAGGGCGACCACATCGACGTGACCGTCGCCGCGGCGATGGTGGACCGACACATCGAGGACCTCGAAGCGTACAAGGACGCCGTCGCCAGCGTCCGCCGGTACGTCGAAGACCTCGCCACGGAGTTCACCGACCGAGCGGTGACGGTCCACGTCAACACCGCCGACGACTACGACGAGGGGTCGATCTACCTGACGACGACCGGCACCTCCGCCGAGCAGGGCGACGACGGCTCCGTCGGCCGCGGCAACCGCGCGAACGGCCTCATCACTCCGAACCGACCGATGAGTATGGAGGCCACCTCCGGCAAGAACCCGGTCAACCACATCGGGAAGATCTACAACCTCCTCTCGACGGAGATCGCAAAGAGCGTCGTTGACGAGGTCGACGGCATCGAACAACTCCAGATCCGACTGCTCTCTCAGATCGGCTCGCCGATCGACCAGCCCCACGTCGCCGACGCCGAACTCGTCACCGAGGACGGCGTCACCGTCGCGGACATCGAGGACGAGGTCGAGGCCGCGATCGACGACGAGCTGGCCAACGTGACCAACGTCACCCGACGCGTCGTCGACGGTGAGCTCTCGACGTTCTAA
- the cyaB gene encoding class IV adenylate cyclase: MYEVELKVETDHEPVRERLDELGATFLGTVEQADTYYDAPHREFAETDEALRVRRESVDGESSAVMTYKGPKVDAESKTREEIETGVGDGDDAAAIFESVGFEAAATVRKERDRYRLDGYTVTLDSVAGAGSFVEVETEAEEIDAAREGAADLMRDLGLDPDEQIRTSYLGLLLDDADADARE; this comes from the coding sequence ATGTACGAGGTCGAACTCAAGGTCGAGACCGATCACGAGCCCGTGCGCGAGCGGCTCGACGAGCTCGGGGCGACGTTCCTGGGCACCGTCGAACAGGCGGACACGTACTACGACGCCCCCCACAGAGAGTTCGCCGAGACCGACGAGGCGCTGCGGGTGCGTCGCGAGAGCGTCGACGGCGAGTCCTCGGCGGTGATGACCTACAAGGGACCCAAAGTCGACGCGGAGTCGAAGACCCGCGAGGAGATCGAGACCGGGGTCGGTGACGGTGACGACGCGGCGGCGATCTTCGAGTCGGTCGGGTTCGAGGCCGCGGCGACGGTTCGCAAAGAGCGCGATCGGTACCGGCTCGACGGCTACACGGTCACGCTTGACTCGGTGGCGGGCGCGGGCTCGTTCGTCGAGGTCGAGACCGAGGCCGAGGAGATCGACGCCGCGCGCGAGGGCGCGGCCGATCTCATGCGCGACCTCGGACTGGATCCCGACGAGCAGATCCGGACCTCGTACCTCGGGCTGTTACTCGACGACGCCGACGCTGATGCGAGAGAGTAA
- a CDS encoding peptidylprolyl isomerase, giving the protein MSNESEADADEELEEQDAEGSAADEEEAQGFEEGDFVEMAYTARTVEGGDLVDTTDPEVAEEEGVGEDQEFAPRTIVLGQGHLFEAVEEDVYGEEVGHSGTVTVPATEAFGEYDESEVRTVAADKIPEDDRYPGAHVDVDGEHGHVETIIGGRARVDFNHPLAGEDIEYDYEVLSEVDDREEQAQGILSMMLDMELDVWFETETVEEEQLVESDEDDEDAEPETETVEVEKDTLYIEATPQLTMNQQWMMGKQQIAQQLTQLLDIDRIIVQEELGGGGMGMPGMMGGMGGAGGADIEDALEDADVDADEIMDEIEGAADE; this is encoded by the coding sequence ATGAGTAACGAATCCGAGGCCGACGCGGACGAAGAACTCGAAGAGCAGGACGCAGAAGGATCAGCGGCCGATGAAGAGGAAGCCCAGGGCTTCGAAGAGGGCGACTTCGTCGAGATGGCTTACACCGCACGCACCGTCGAGGGCGGCGACCTCGTCGACACGACAGACCCGGAAGTCGCAGAAGAGGAAGGCGTCGGCGAGGACCAGGAGTTCGCGCCGCGAACGATCGTGCTCGGCCAGGGCCACCTGTTCGAGGCCGTCGAAGAGGACGTCTATGGTGAGGAAGTCGGACACTCCGGCACCGTCACCGTCCCCGCGACCGAGGCCTTCGGCGAGTACGACGAGAGCGAGGTCCGTACCGTCGCGGCCGACAAGATCCCCGAAGACGACCGCTACCCCGGCGCACACGTCGACGTCGACGGCGAGCACGGCCACGTCGAGACGATCATCGGCGGCCGCGCGCGCGTCGACTTCAACCACCCGCTGGCCGGCGAGGACATCGAGTACGACTACGAGGTCCTCAGTGAGGTCGATGACCGCGAAGAGCAGGCCCAGGGCATCCTCTCGATGATGCTCGACATGGAGCTCGACGTGTGGTTCGAGACCGAGACCGTCGAGGAAGAGCAGCTCGTCGAGTCCGACGAGGACGACGAGGACGCCGAACCCGAGACCGAGACCGTCGAGGTCGAGAAGGACACGCTCTACATCGAGGCGACGCCCCAGCTGACGATGAACCAGCAGTGGATGATGGGCAAGCAGCAGATCGCCCAGCAGCTCACCCAGCTGCTCGACATCGACCGCATCATCGTGCAGGAAGAGCTCGGCGGTGGCGGCATGGGCATGCCCGGCATGATGGGCGGCATGGGCGGCGCTGGCGGCGCTGACATCGAGGACGCGCTCGAAGACGCAGACGTCGACGCCGACGAGATCATGGACGAGATCGAAGGCGCAGCAGACGAGTAA
- a CDS encoding TRAM domain-containing protein has product MNSLPVDGVAPLAVGGAAVLALALVAIWWRRRGASDRRQSKRAHDAAQQRDPPVEIGETYAFGITDFSEHHSGERVAVGKVEGFVLFVEDIPGGLSKGDVIEAKVLSFNQGHTSADATFVERR; this is encoded by the coding sequence ATGAACTCGCTTCCGGTCGACGGTGTGGCCCCGCTCGCGGTCGGCGGGGCCGCGGTGCTCGCTCTGGCGCTCGTCGCGATCTGGTGGCGTCGACGCGGCGCGTCCGACAGACGCCAGTCGAAACGCGCCCACGACGCGGCCCAGCAGCGCGATCCGCCGGTCGAGATCGGCGAGACGTACGCGTTCGGGATCACGGACTTCAGCGAACACCACTCCGGCGAGCGCGTCGCCGTCGGCAAGGTCGAAGGGTTCGTCCTCTTCGTCGAGGACATCCCCGGCGGACTGTCGAAAGGCGACGTGATCGAGGCGAAAGTGCTCTCGTTCAATCAGGGTCACACGTCGGCCGACGCGACGTTCGTCGAACGACGCTGA
- the pyrI gene encoding aspartate carbamoyltransferase regulatory subunit, whose product MSDDPELRVSKIRNGTVIDHIPGGQALNVLAIIGIDGTSGEEVSVAMNIPSDRLGKKDIVKVEGRELSQNEVDVLSLIAPAATINIVRNFDVAEKHRVERPSRVQGVLECPNRNCITTESEPVDSAFEVLDDGVRCEYCDTIIREDIAAHILVS is encoded by the coding sequence ATGAGCGACGACCCCGAACTCCGCGTGAGCAAGATCCGCAACGGCACCGTGATCGACCACATTCCCGGCGGCCAGGCGCTGAACGTGCTGGCGATCATCGGCATCGACGGCACCAGCGGCGAGGAGGTCTCGGTCGCGATGAACATCCCCTCGGACCGCCTGGGCAAGAAAGACATCGTGAAAGTCGAGGGCCGTGAACTCTCACAGAACGAGGTCGACGTGCTGTCGCTGATCGCACCCGCCGCGACGATCAACATCGTCCGGAACTTCGACGTGGCCGAGAAACACCGCGTCGAACGCCCCAGCCGCGTCCAGGGCGTCCTGGAGTGTCCGAACCGCAACTGCATCACGACCGAGTCCGAGCCCGTCGACTCGGCGTTCGAGGTGCTCGACGACGGCGTCCGCTGTGAGTACTGCGATACGATCATCCGCGAGGACATCGCCGCCCACATTCTCGTGAGTTAG
- the pyrB gene encoding aspartate carbamoyltransferase: protein MRQDHIISAKQLSRQDIEAVLDRAAEIAADPSAYADRHEGSLLGLLFFEPSTRTKMSFTAAMKRLGGDIVDMGTVESSSVKKGESLADTVRVVEGYADALVLRHPSEGAAQMASEFVDAPLINAGDGAGQHPTQTLLDLYTIRENAGFDDLSIGIMGDLKYGRTVHSLAHALTVFDARQHFVSPESLQLPRSVRYDLHESGAEVREHTDLDDVLSELDVLYVTRIQKERFPDESEYHEVAGEYQIDAATIREHNEDLTVMHPLPRVDEIDHDVDELDGAQYFQQAHNGVPVRMALLDMVLEESQ, encoded by the coding sequence ATGCGCCAGGACCACATCATCAGCGCCAAACAGCTCTCCCGCCAGGACATCGAGGCGGTGCTGGACCGCGCTGCCGAGATCGCGGCGGATCCGTCGGCCTACGCGGACCGACACGAGGGGTCCCTGCTCGGGCTCCTCTTTTTCGAACCCAGTACCCGGACGAAGATGAGCTTCACAGCGGCGATGAAACGCCTCGGCGGCGACATCGTCGACATGGGCACGGTCGAGTCCTCCAGCGTCAAGAAAGGCGAGTCGCTGGCAGACACCGTCCGCGTCGTCGAGGGCTACGCCGACGCCCTCGTCTTGCGCCACCCCAGCGAGGGCGCGGCCCAGATGGCCAGCGAGTTCGTCGACGCGCCGCTGATCAACGCGGGCGACGGTGCCGGCCAGCACCCGACACAGACGCTCCTGGACCTGTACACGATCCGCGAGAACGCGGGGTTCGACGACCTCTCGATCGGGATCATGGGCGACCTGAAGTACGGCCGCACCGTCCACTCGCTGGCACACGCCCTGACCGTCTTCGACGCTCGCCAGCACTTCGTCAGCCCCGAGAGCCTCCAGCTGCCTCGCTCGGTCCGGTACGACCTCCACGAGTCCGGCGCGGAGGTCCGCGAGCACACCGACCTCGACGACGTGCTGTCGGAACTGGACGTGCTCTACGTCACCCGGATCCAGAAAGAGCGGTTCCCCGACGAGAGCGAGTACCACGAGGTCGCCGGGGAGTATCAGATCGACGCGGCGACGATCCGCGAGCACAACGAGGATCTGACGGTCATGCACCCGCTCCCGCGGGTCGACGAGATCGACCACGACGTGGACGAACTCGACGGCGCACAGTACTTCCAGCAGGCACACAACGGCGTCCCCGTCCGGATGGCGCTACTGGACATGGTTCTGGAGGAGTCACAATGA
- a CDS encoding division plane positioning ATPase MipZ, with the protein MLAIAGGKGGSGKTTTTACLARGLAGEGRAPIAVDGDCDMPDLHLVAGACPRPGIGAYEGGASLDEVTHSAVELPGVEVLPAGRGGVGALEATMEQLAATPRPVVVDTPAGASPVVATALRAADAVVVVSTATPESLEDAAKTAAMARTLGTRVLGAVVTRSAGRIEPEPLLGCQTLAHVPDVTAPLTDETVAARYDRVVDEVAERNI; encoded by the coding sequence ATGCTCGCGATCGCAGGCGGTAAGGGCGGGTCGGGAAAGACCACGACGACGGCGTGTCTCGCTCGCGGGCTGGCGGGCGAGGGGCGTGCTCCGATCGCCGTCGACGGCGACTGTGACATGCCGGACCTGCACCTCGTCGCGGGAGCGTGCCCACGGCCGGGTATCGGTGCCTACGAAGGCGGTGCGTCCCTCGACGAAGTCACGCACTCGGCCGTGGAGTTGCCCGGCGTCGAGGTGCTGCCGGCAGGCCGTGGCGGCGTCGGGGCACTCGAAGCGACCATGGAGCAGTTGGCCGCGACGCCGCGACCGGTCGTCGTCGATACGCCGGCCGGCGCGTCGCCGGTCGTGGCGACCGCGTTGCGCGCGGCCGACGCGGTCGTCGTCGTCTCGACGGCCACGCCGGAGAGTCTCGAAGACGCAGCGAAGACCGCGGCCATGGCTCGCACGCTGGGCACCCGCGTCCTCGGTGCGGTGGTGACCCGGAGCGCGGGCCGGATCGAGCCGGAACCGCTGCTTGGCTGCCAGACGCTGGCCCACGTGCCGGACGTGACAGCACCGCTGACCGACGAGACTGTGGCTGCGCGGTACGACCGCGTCGTCGACGAGGTGGCCGAACGGAATATTTAA
- a CDS encoding transcriptional regulator: MVNRLRTGIDVLDRKLDGGIPEGSIVALTADPASQAELFLYELTATRGTLWLSLDRTATAVQASIEQTPAETGDPTVRHISGEAPLDNAGKLVSALPETSNLIVDPLDVLEAQEPHSRFRAFMNDLQTHIVNTGSIAILHCLDGREVASLRDTTEHFADVVFQLDTTVSGDEVENRLAIPKFRGGRAPSDVIKLDLVEQVSIDTSRDIA; the protein is encoded by the coding sequence ATGGTGAATCGTCTGCGGACGGGGATCGACGTTCTCGACCGCAAACTGGATGGGGGAATCCCGGAGGGGAGCATCGTAGCCCTGACGGCGGATCCAGCGAGCCAGGCAGAGCTGTTTCTGTACGAGTTGACCGCGACGCGGGGGACGCTCTGGCTCTCGCTGGATCGGACGGCCACCGCGGTGCAGGCGAGCATCGAGCAGACCCCGGCAGAGACCGGCGACCCGACGGTGCGACACATCTCGGGCGAAGCGCCGCTGGACAACGCGGGCAAACTGGTCAGTGCGCTCCCGGAGACGTCGAACCTGATCGTCGACCCGCTCGACGTGCTGGAGGCCCAGGAACCACACTCCCGGTTCCGTGCCTTCATGAACGACCTGCAGACACACATCGTCAACACGGGCAGCATCGCCATCCTCCACTGTCTGGACGGCCGCGAGGTCGCGTCGTTGCGAGACACGACCGAACACTTCGCGGACGTCGTCTTCCAGCTCGACACCACCGTCTCCGGCGACGAGGTCGAGAACAGGCTGGCGATTCCGAAGTTCCGGGGCGGCCGCGCCCCCTCGGACGTGATCAAGCTCGATCTGGTCGAACAGGTCAGCATCGACACGTCCCGAGACATCGCGTAG
- the thiC gene encoding phosphomethylpyrimidine synthase ThiC, giving the protein MTTQLQRASDGEITPAMERIAERENVDAEFVRQQVADGQAVIPANVGHETLDPMIIGREFSTKVNANIGNSEETSDLDGELEKLHTAVHYGADTVMDLSTGANLDEIREANVEHSPVPVGTVPIYEAVKRAGSPEEITHDLLLDVIEKQAEQGVDYMTIHAGVLMEHLPLTDGRKTGIVSRGGSIMAKWMEENGMQNPLYTKYEEICEIFREHDVTFSLGDGLRPGCIADASDEAQFAELDTLGELTRKAWDEGVQVMVEGPGHVPMDEVADNVERQQEVCDGAPFYVLGPLVTDIAPGYDHITSAIGATEAGRAGAAMLCYVTPKEHLGLPEREDVREGLAAYRIAAHAADVANGRDGASDWDDALSEARYAFDWSEQFELALDPERAKEYHDQTLPGDNYKDARFCSMCGVEFCSMRIDQDAREGDEMASIADETDLEGSAAASVNRPPVGTHDSDAELHHHEGRPTVVGDDD; this is encoded by the coding sequence ATGACGACCCAGCTCCAGCGTGCCAGCGACGGAGAGATCACACCGGCGATGGAACGGATCGCAGAGCGCGAGAACGTCGACGCCGAGTTCGTCCGCCAGCAGGTTGCGGACGGGCAAGCCGTGATTCCGGCCAACGTCGGCCACGAGACGCTCGACCCGATGATCATCGGCCGGGAGTTCTCGACGAAGGTCAACGCCAACATCGGCAACAGCGAGGAGACGAGCGATCTCGACGGCGAACTGGAGAAGCTCCACACCGCAGTCCACTACGGCGCGGACACGGTGATGGACCTCTCGACGGGCGCGAACTTAGACGAGATCCGCGAGGCCAACGTCGAGCATTCGCCGGTCCCGGTCGGGACGGTCCCGATCTACGAGGCCGTCAAGCGAGCGGGCAGTCCCGAGGAGATCACCCACGACCTCCTGCTGGACGTGATCGAGAAGCAGGCCGAGCAGGGGGTCGACTACATGACGATCCACGCGGGCGTGCTGATGGAGCACCTCCCGCTGACCGACGGCCGCAAGACCGGGATCGTCTCTCGCGGCGGGTCGATCATGGCCAAGTGGATGGAGGAAAACGGGATGCAGAATCCCCTGTACACGAAGTACGAGGAGATCTGCGAGATCTTCCGCGAACACGACGTGACCTTCAGTCTCGGCGACGGCCTGCGGCCCGGCTGTATCGCCGACGCGAGCGACGAGGCACAGTTCGCAGAGCTGGACACCCTGGGTGAACTGACCCGCAAAGCGTGGGACGAGGGCGTCCAGGTGATGGTCGAGGGACCAGGCCACGTCCCGATGGACGAGGTCGCGGACAACGTCGAGCGCCAGCAGGAGGTCTGTGACGGCGCGCCGTTCTACGTCCTCGGCCCGCTGGTGACCGACATCGCGCCGGGCTACGACCACATCACCAGCGCGATCGGCGCGACGGAGGCCGGACGCGCGGGCGCGGCGATGCTGTGTTACGTCACGCCGAAAGAACACCTCGGCCTGCCCGAGCGAGAGGACGTGCGAGAGGGGCTCGCCGCCTACCGGATCGCCGCACACGCCGCCGACGTTGCCAACGGCCGCGACGGAGCCAGCGACTGGGACGACGCTCTCTCCGAGGCCCGCTACGCCTTCGACTGGTCCGAACAGTTCGAACTCGCGCTGGACCCCGAGCGCGCCAAGGAGTACCACGACCAGACGTTGCCGGGTGACAACTACAAGGACGCCCGCTTCTGTTCGATGTGTGGCGTCGAGTTCTGCTCGATGCGGATCGATCAGGACGCACGGGAGGGCGACGAGATGGCGTCGATCGCCGACGAGACCGACCTCGAAGGGTCGGCGGCCGCGTCGGTGAACCGACCGCCCGTCGGCACCCACGACAGCGACGCCGAACTGCACCACCACGAGGGCCGACCTACCGTCGTCGGCGACGACGACTGA